One Persicobacter psychrovividus DNA window includes the following coding sequences:
- a CDS encoding DUF2141 domain-containing protein, producing the protein MRTLITLILLSFACAAQAQSSLVVNVKGLSGPEGKVLFALFSTEEGFPKEWDKAYKQGNLSFSDGACRIVFDDLPEGTYAMMVAHDENDNGKIDTNFIGMPKEAVGISNYPKMGKPDFQKAKFTMNGQEKKTIEITVEKIFG; encoded by the coding sequence ATGAGAACTTTAATCACCTTAATATTGCTGTCGTTTGCCTGTGCTGCACAAGCCCAAAGCAGTTTAGTTGTCAATGTAAAAGGGCTGAGTGGCCCAGAAGGGAAAGTCCTTTTTGCTTTATTTTCTACAGAGGAGGGTTTTCCGAAAGAATGGGATAAAGCTTACAAACAAGGTAACCTGAGCTTCTCTGATGGTGCTTGTCGGATTGTGTTCGATGATCTTCCTGAAGGTACTTATGCGATGATGGTAGCCCATGATGAGAATGACAATGGTAAGATTGATACCAATTTTATCGGGATGCCGAAAGAAGCCGTAGGGATCAGTAATTATCCAAAAATGGGAAAGCCTGATTTTCAAAAGGCGAAATTTACCATGAATGGACAGGAAAAAAAGACCATTGAAATAACGGTTGAAAAAATATTTGGATAA
- a CDS encoding cytidylate kinase-like family protein — translation MINKDIFTRYLTGHIAKETATPKTKNALPVVTISREAGCGAEHIAKKLVVKLNALYPNAKPKWRYINKEVMESAAEKLKLRVDEVERNYNQEGRALVEDLFFSFGKNYYNYNDVKVKKTIMKVVRDFAMEGNIIIVGRAGESLTQGFDRALHTSLKAPLSWRKQNLIERWEIDEQEAEEYIERNDKRREHFRSFYSKGKEVQFDFTIDTSRFTEDEIVEILHDTLKLKKYLK, via the coding sequence ATGATTAACAAAGATATTTTTACCCGTTACCTGACAGGGCATATTGCTAAAGAAACAGCCACACCCAAGACCAAGAATGCCTTGCCTGTGGTGACTATTTCCCGTGAGGCGGGTTGTGGGGCTGAGCATATCGCCAAAAAATTAGTCGTTAAGCTCAATGCACTTTATCCCAATGCCAAGCCCAAGTGGCGGTATATCAATAAAGAGGTGATGGAATCGGCGGCTGAGAAGCTGAAGCTCCGTGTCGATGAGGTAGAGCGTAACTATAATCAGGAAGGTCGGGCATTGGTAGAGGATTTGTTTTTCAGCTTCGGAAAGAATTACTACAATTATAATGATGTGAAGGTGAAGAAAACCATCATGAAGGTGGTGCGTGACTTCGCTATGGAAGGTAACATTATTATTGTAGGTCGTGCCGGAGAGAGCCTGACACAAGGCTTTGATCGGGCTTTGCACACCTCGCTAAAAGCCCCTTTAAGTTGGCGGAAACAGAATTTGATTGAGCGTTGGGAGATTGATGAGCAGGAGGCAGAAGAATACATCGAGCGCAATGATAAGCGTCGGGAGCATTTCAGGTCCTTCTACTCCAAAGGCAAAGAGGTTCAGTTTGATTTTACAATAGACACCTCCCGCTTTACAGAAGATGAGATTGTCGAGATTTTACATGATACCCTCAAACTGAAAAAGTACCTCAAATAG
- a CDS encoding OmpA family protein — MKIRFLSLMLLLICSLSGCFLQNMSLKKGHKKFDDGEYNIAIKHYKKQIASGKEVAEANYHLAEAYRLSNRTKEALPYYEAALKSGVPEEMANYYYAKSLVANQKYKEAKDHLTYFLQGAKDEEVIDICNNYVDNLTVLMKEEEEEPTFKVKNLEAINTEFAEYAPVYTKGKLYFTSNKAGNDIYRATGTPFTHIWTVKTKGARVEMETAEQIKELYSNGANEGTITFSPDGKTMIFARGNTGRRKGTNDVNLYETKFRKGKWSEPKMIAASDPQAWDSAPAFSPDGKLLYFASNRKGGMGGTDIYVASKDGRGRWGNVRNLGNKINTADNESFPYLSDAGKLYFASEGHPGFGGLDLFVAERKDGKLQIRNLGKPVNSPADDFGIFLFSLNKGFFSSNREGGAGDDDIYTFVNSDPQLKVVNYYLTGTAVTINDEGTEEILADTQVKLMDANGEVLGEATANEDGKFKFRVYPAENYTLFGAKTDYLTSRTPFSTVGKTVSQDRLVKKITNVVFEKKIILEPIVLDKPIVLENIYYDFDKAEIREDAAVELDKLTNLLNDNPKIRIELGSHTDSRGEAAYNADLSQRRANSAVAYLIKSGIAANRLKAKGYGESTPIAANTNEDGSDNPEGRQKNRRTEFKIIGLDAKKNADGQVEYQSKDLEERFFGGDDEDDEGQ; from the coding sequence ATGAAAATACGCTTCCTCTCCTTAATGCTATTGCTCATCTGCTCGCTCTCTGGCTGTTTTTTGCAGAACATGAGCTTGAAGAAGGGACATAAAAAATTTGACGATGGCGAATACAATATTGCCATCAAGCATTACAAAAAGCAAATTGCTTCAGGTAAAGAAGTGGCTGAGGCCAATTACCATCTGGCCGAAGCCTATCGCTTGTCAAACCGCACGAAGGAGGCGCTCCCATATTACGAGGCAGCGCTAAAAAGTGGTGTACCTGAAGAAATGGCAAATTACTATTACGCCAAATCGTTGGTCGCTAACCAAAAATATAAGGAAGCCAAAGATCACCTGACCTACTTTTTGCAAGGCGCCAAAGATGAAGAGGTCATTGATATCTGCAATAATTATGTAGACAATCTGACCGTCCTGATGAAAGAGGAGGAGGAAGAGCCAACTTTCAAAGTAAAAAACCTGGAGGCGATTAATACTGAATTTGCTGAATATGCTCCTGTATACACCAAAGGCAAACTGTATTTCACTTCCAATAAAGCTGGAAATGATATTTACCGTGCAACAGGAACACCCTTTACCCATATCTGGACGGTAAAAACAAAAGGTGCCCGTGTAGAGATGGAAACCGCAGAGCAAATTAAAGAACTCTATAGCAATGGAGCCAATGAGGGAACAATCACGTTCTCCCCTGATGGCAAAACGATGATCTTCGCAAGAGGAAACACAGGCCGAAGAAAAGGAACCAACGACGTGAACCTCTACGAAACAAAATTCCGAAAAGGAAAGTGGTCGGAACCTAAAATGATTGCCGCAAGCGATCCGCAGGCGTGGGATTCCGCTCCCGCTTTCAGCCCTGACGGTAAATTGCTGTATTTTGCTTCCAACAGAAAAGGCGGCATGGGCGGTACCGACATCTATGTAGCCTCCAAAGATGGCCGTGGCCGATGGGGAAATGTGCGTAACCTCGGAAATAAAATCAATACCGCAGACAACGAATCGTTCCCCTACCTCTCAGATGCAGGAAAACTGTACTTCGCCTCTGAAGGGCACCCTGGTTTTGGTGGTTTGGATCTATTTGTTGCCGAGCGTAAAGATGGCAAGCTGCAAATCAGAAACCTCGGCAAACCAGTGAATTCCCCTGCTGATGATTTTGGGATTTTCCTGTTCTCACTGAATAAAGGTTTTTTCAGCTCCAACCGTGAAGGTGGGGCGGGAGATGATGATATTTATACCTTCGTCAATAGCGATCCACAGCTTAAAGTGGTGAATTATTACCTCACAGGAACAGCCGTTACCATTAACGACGAAGGCACTGAAGAAATTCTGGCCGACACTCAGGTAAAACTGATGGATGCCAATGGGGAAGTGCTCGGTGAGGCGACTGCCAATGAGGATGGTAAATTCAAGTTCAGGGTTTATCCTGCGGAAAATTATACCCTCTTTGGAGCCAAAACAGATTACCTGACATCTCGGACACCATTCTCCACCGTTGGAAAAACCGTTTCTCAAGACCGACTGGTGAAAAAAATTACCAATGTGGTCTTTGAGAAAAAGATCATCCTTGAGCCTATTGTTCTTGATAAGCCTATTGTTCTTGAAAATATTTACTACGACTTCGATAAGGCTGAAATTCGGGAAGACGCGGCCGTGGAACTGGATAAACTGACCAATCTGCTCAATGACAACCCAAAAATCAGAATTGAACTTGGTTCGCATACAGATAGCCGTGGTGAAGCAGCTTACAATGCAGACCTTTCACAACGCAGAGCCAACTCGGCCGTTGCATACCTGATTAAAAGCGGCATTGCGGCCAACAGGCTGAAAGCAAAAGGTTATGGTGAAAGCACTCCGATTGCTGCCAATACCAATGAGGATGGGTCGGATAACCCTGAAGGGCGCCAGAAAAACCGTCGTACGGAGTTCAAAATTATCGGGCTCGATGCCAAAAAGAATGCTGATGGCCAAGTGGAATATCAGTCCAAAGACCTTGAAGAGCGTTTCTTTGGTGGCGACGATGAGGACGACGAAGGACAATAA
- a CDS encoding (Fe-S)-binding protein, producing MSLLSQLFFLILLGVSAFFIGRRILQIRKNILLGKEEDRTDQPQRRLKTMLLVAFGQKKMFKRPIAAFLHLLIYVGFLLINLEVLEIVLDGLFGTHRLFAPLLGSFYPVLINFFEFLVVGVIFSCVVFLIRRHVLKISRFTKIEMKGWPTMDATLILVIELVLMVAILAMNGADQVLQTKAVAGYPVTGAFFFSSIFIPLFEPLSANTLIIIERVAWWGHIAGIFAFAYYITYSKHLHIFLAFPNTYFSNLKEKGEIKNMDNVTNEVKSMLGLPADPPPAEIPRFGAKDINDLSWKHLMDAYACTECGRCTDSCPANTTGKVLSPRTIMMKTRDRAEEVGESIRKGGAGLEDGKSLYGDYINKEELLACTTCNACVEACPITIDPLSIIIEMRRYMAMEESSTPQSWNAMFQNVETSFAPWKFPPTDRFNWAQDVKAKISDQ from the coding sequence ATGAGCCTATTATCTCAGCTATTTTTTCTGATCCTGCTCGGGGTCTCAGCCTTTTTCATTGGCAGGCGGATCCTGCAGATACGCAAAAACATTCTTCTCGGCAAAGAAGAAGACCGAACCGATCAGCCACAACGGCGCCTGAAAACGATGCTGTTGGTGGCGTTTGGTCAAAAGAAAATGTTCAAAAGACCCATCGCCGCTTTCCTCCACCTTCTGATTTATGTAGGCTTTCTGCTGATAAATCTCGAAGTGCTTGAAATCGTGCTCGACGGCCTGTTCGGCACACACCGATTATTTGCGCCATTATTGGGGAGCTTTTATCCTGTGCTGATCAATTTCTTTGAATTTCTGGTAGTAGGCGTAATATTTTCCTGTGTCGTTTTTCTTATCAGAAGGCACGTATTGAAAATCAGCCGTTTTACAAAAATAGAAATGAAAGGCTGGCCAACAATGGATGCCACATTAATCTTGGTCATTGAACTGGTGCTGATGGTCGCTATTTTAGCCATGAACGGCGCCGATCAGGTCTTGCAAACCAAAGCGGTGGCTGGCTACCCAGTAACAGGCGCGTTCTTCTTCAGCAGTATTTTTATTCCCTTATTCGAGCCCCTGAGTGCCAATACACTCATCATTATTGAACGCGTGGCTTGGTGGGGGCATATTGCTGGTATTTTCGCCTTTGCCTACTACATCACTTACTCCAAACACCTTCACATATTTCTTGCCTTCCCGAATACCTATTTCAGTAACCTGAAAGAAAAAGGGGAAATCAAAAATATGGACAATGTTACCAATGAGGTGAAATCTATGCTCGGCTTACCTGCTGATCCACCACCAGCGGAAATCCCCCGTTTTGGCGCCAAGGACATCAATGACCTGAGCTGGAAACACCTGATGGATGCTTACGCCTGTACAGAGTGTGGCCGTTGTACCGATAGTTGTCCTGCGAACACTACGGGAAAAGTACTTTCCCCCCGTACCATCATGATGAAAACCCGTGACCGCGCCGAAGAAGTTGGCGAGAGTATCCGTAAAGGAGGCGCAGGCCTTGAGGACGGTAAGAGTCTTTATGGAGATTACATCAATAAGGAGGAATTACTGGCCTGTACCACCTGCAACGCTTGTGTTGAGGCCTGTCCAATTACTATTGACCCACTGTCTATTATCATTGAAATGCGTCGATATATGGCGATGGAGGAATCTTCCACCCCACAATCATGGAATGCCATGTTCCAGAATGTAGAGACAAGCTTTGCGCCCTGGAAATTCCCACCGACCGACCGCTTCAACTGGGCGCAGGACGTCAAAGCAAAAATCTCCGATCAATAA
- the pulA gene encoding type I pullulanase — protein MNDILKTLLLLACSVCWLTACSPSVPKYESYMDYPTYEGNLWPEYTPTQTVFKLWSPTATAIDLHFYKNGEGDQAEETLSMSKSDNHPGLWTLEVEGDQLGRFYTFQVHIGDKILDETPGIYAQAVGVNGQRAQVVDLAKTNPEGWNADKRPLLARPNDIILYELHVRDFTIAENSGSKYPGKFLGLTEEGTKSPDGLSTGIDHIKALGVTHVHLLPSFDYRSVDESKLNEPQYNWGYDPLNYNVPEGSYSTNPYDPTVRIREFKKMVQAFHKAGIRVILDVVYNHTGKTEDSNFNLESPGYYYRHTQDGQLSDASACGNETASDHPMMRKYIIESCKYWAKEYHLDGFRFDLMAVHDVKTMNELSAELKNINPTLFVYGEGWNAGTSPLPKEQQALKVNTVKLTDVAAFSDDIRDAVKGSVFVEKESGFIGGQKGLEESIKFGIVGATQHDSIDYQKVNYSKAPWANKPSQCINYVSCHDNNTLYDKLKMANPNASEATIEQLDRLAATIVLTSQGIPFLHAGSEMLRTKGGEHNSYNKPDAVNEINWSWKKDHASVLKYYEGLIAMRKHHPAFRMPTTAMIQENLQFMEAPASVVAYQIKNYANHDEWKNIMVIFNAKQHAQEMPLPKGNWSLVADGKQVKEKGIKRINRKVNVPAHSAYILRQL, from the coding sequence ATGAACGATATTTTAAAAACCCTCTTACTTTTGGCTTGTAGCGTTTGCTGGCTTACAGCCTGCTCACCGTCGGTTCCAAAATATGAGAGCTATATGGATTACCCCACTTACGAAGGCAATTTATGGCCTGAATATACCCCTACTCAAACGGTATTCAAATTATGGTCACCTACCGCTACTGCGATCGACCTACACTTTTACAAAAATGGGGAAGGCGATCAGGCAGAAGAAACGCTCAGCATGTCTAAATCAGACAACCATCCTGGTTTATGGACTTTGGAAGTAGAAGGCGACCAATTGGGGCGTTTTTACACTTTTCAGGTTCATATCGGTGACAAAATTTTAGATGAAACCCCAGGTATATATGCGCAGGCGGTAGGCGTGAACGGCCAACGTGCTCAGGTGGTGGACTTAGCCAAGACCAACCCTGAAGGATGGAATGCTGACAAACGACCTTTGCTGGCACGTCCTAACGATATTATCCTTTATGAATTGCACGTTCGTGATTTTACCATTGCTGAAAATAGCGGCAGCAAATACCCTGGTAAATTCTTGGGACTGACGGAAGAAGGCACCAAATCTCCTGATGGCCTTTCGACTGGGATTGATCACATTAAAGCATTAGGCGTTACGCATGTACACCTGCTGCCTTCTTTTGACTATCGTTCCGTTGATGAATCTAAACTTAACGAACCACAATACAACTGGGGCTATGACCCACTGAATTATAATGTACCAGAAGGCTCTTATTCGACGAACCCTTACGATCCGACGGTAAGAATCCGTGAGTTCAAAAAGATGGTACAAGCTTTCCATAAAGCTGGAATCCGAGTGATATTGGATGTTGTGTACAACCATACAGGAAAAACAGAAGATTCCAACTTCAATCTTGAGTCGCCAGGTTATTACTACCGACACACACAGGATGGCCAATTGTCCGATGCTTCCGCTTGCGGCAATGAAACGGCCTCGGATCACCCTATGATGCGTAAATACATCATTGAGTCTTGTAAGTATTGGGCGAAAGAATACCACTTGGATGGTTTCAGATTTGACCTCATGGCAGTACATGATGTGAAGACGATGAACGAGCTAAGTGCTGAACTGAAGAATATCAACCCTACCTTATTTGTTTATGGCGAGGGCTGGAATGCTGGTACTTCACCATTGCCTAAGGAACAACAGGCGTTGAAGGTGAATACCGTTAAGCTTACCGATGTAGCGGCATTCTCTGATGACATTCGCGATGCTGTTAAAGGCTCTGTTTTTGTGGAAAAAGAGAGTGGTTTTATTGGCGGACAAAAAGGGCTTGAGGAAAGCATTAAATTTGGTATTGTTGGAGCAACGCAACACGACAGCATTGATTACCAAAAGGTCAATTACAGCAAGGCTCCATGGGCAAATAAACCCTCGCAGTGTATCAATTATGTCTCTTGCCATGACAACAATACGCTCTATGACAAACTGAAAATGGCAAATCCTAATGCCAGCGAAGCCACTATTGAGCAACTTGACCGCTTGGCTGCAACCATTGTACTGACAAGTCAGGGGATTCCATTCTTGCATGCAGGGAGTGAAATGCTGCGCACCAAAGGCGGCGAGCACAATTCTTACAATAAACCTGATGCCGTTAATGAGATCAACTGGTCGTGGAAAAAAGACCATGCATCGGTTCTTAAATATTATGAAGGTTTAATTGCGATGCGTAAGCACCATCCAGCCTTTAGAATGCCAACCACAGCCATGATTCAGGAGAACCTTCAATTTATGGAAGCTCCAGCCTCTGTTGTGGCATATCAAATTAAGAACTACGCCAACCATGATGAATGGAAAAACATTATGGTCATCTTCAATGCCAAACAGCATGCCCAGGAAATGCCGTTGCCAAAAGGCAACTGGTCGTTGGTGGCAGATGGCAAACAGGTCAAGGAGAAAGGAATTAAACGCATAAATAGAAAAGTAAATGTCCCTGCGCATAGTGCATACATTCTTCGACAGTTGTAA
- the aspS gene encoding aspartate--tRNA ligase, protein MYRSHTCGELRIEDVNKEVTLSGWVQRVRDKGGMIWVDLRDRYGITQLMFEDGVSAAEVLDSARSLGREFVIQATGTVVERYSKNDKIPTGAVEIKVTALKVLNAAKLPPFMIEDDTDGGDDLRMKYRYLDLRRNPVREKLALRHRIAQEVRRYLDEQQFLEIETPVLIKSTPEGARDFIVPSRMNPGEFYALPQSPQTFKQLLMVSGFDRYFQIVKCFRDEDLRADRQPEFTQIDCELAFIEQQDILDIFEGMVRHLFRMVLNQEIGDFPHMEYADAMRLYGSDKPDIRFGMEFVELNDVAQNKGFKVFDDAELVVGIKAEGCGTYTRKQLDALTNFVKSQQVGAKGLVYVKCNEDGSFKSSVDKFFDQEALAAWATKMEAKPGDLLLVLSGGMDAARKQMNELRLHMGNELGLRKAGEFKPLWVVNFPLLEWDEETSRFHAMHHPFTSPKPEDMHLLDTDPGAVRANAYDMVINGVEIGGGSIRIHDREQQQLMFKHLGFTEEEAKEQFGFLMEAFEYGAPPHGGIALGFDRLCAMFGGSESIRDYIAFPKNNSGRDVMIDSPALVDNAQLNELQIALNLKKED, encoded by the coding sequence ATGTACAGATCACATACCTGCGGAGAACTCCGCATTGAGGATGTAAATAAAGAAGTTACCCTATCCGGATGGGTACAACGTGTTCGCGATAAAGGCGGCATGATTTGGGTGGACCTTCGCGACCGCTATGGTATCACGCAACTGATGTTTGAAGATGGTGTTTCTGCTGCGGAAGTTTTGGACAGCGCGCGTTCTTTGGGACGTGAGTTTGTAATCCAGGCGACCGGTACAGTGGTGGAGCGTTATTCTAAAAATGACAAAATCCCAACGGGTGCTGTTGAGATCAAAGTAACTGCCTTGAAAGTATTGAATGCGGCAAAATTGCCTCCATTCATGATTGAAGACGATACCGATGGTGGGGATGACCTTCGCATGAAGTACCGCTATTTGGACTTGCGCCGTAACCCTGTTCGTGAGAAGTTGGCTTTGCGCCACCGCATCGCTCAGGAGGTTCGTCGTTATTTGGATGAGCAACAATTCCTGGAGATCGAAACACCTGTTTTGATCAAATCTACCCCTGAAGGCGCGCGTGATTTCATCGTTCCTTCACGTATGAACCCAGGAGAGTTTTACGCTTTACCACAGTCGCCACAAACCTTCAAACAATTGTTGATGGTTTCAGGATTTGACCGTTACTTCCAAATCGTAAAATGTTTCCGTGATGAGGATTTGCGTGCGGACCGTCAGCCTGAATTTACTCAGATAGACTGCGAGTTGGCTTTTATTGAGCAGCAGGACATCCTGGATATTTTCGAAGGCATGGTACGCCACTTGTTCCGCATGGTCTTGAATCAGGAAATTGGTGATTTCCCACATATGGAATACGCCGATGCAATGCGCCTTTATGGTTCAGACAAGCCAGATATCCGTTTCGGAATGGAATTCGTTGAGCTGAACGATGTGGCTCAGAACAAAGGCTTCAAAGTATTTGACGATGCTGAATTGGTTGTGGGTATCAAAGCTGAAGGTTGTGGTACGTACACTCGTAAGCAATTGGATGCCTTGACCAACTTTGTGAAATCTCAGCAGGTAGGTGCCAAAGGTTTGGTCTATGTGAAATGCAACGAAGATGGTTCTTTCAAATCATCTGTTGATAAATTCTTCGATCAGGAGGCTTTGGCTGCCTGGGCAACGAAGATGGAAGCTAAGCCAGGCGATTTGTTGTTGGTATTGTCGGGTGGCATGGACGCTGCTCGCAAGCAAATGAACGAATTGCGTTTGCATATGGGTAATGAGTTGGGCTTGCGCAAAGCAGGTGAATTCAAGCCATTGTGGGTTGTAAACTTCCCATTGTTGGAGTGGGACGAAGAAACTTCTCGTTTCCATGCGATGCACCACCCATTCACCTCGCCTAAGCCTGAGGATATGCACTTGTTGGATACTGATCCAGGTGCGGTTCGTGCCAATGCTTACGATATGGTGATCAATGGTGTAGAGATTGGTGGTGGTTCTATCCGTATCCACGACCGCGAGCAACAGCAATTGATGTTCAAACACCTTGGTTTCACTGAAGAGGAAGCCAAAGAGCAGTTTGGTTTCTTGATGGAAGCGTTCGAATACGGTGCACCTCCTCATGGTGGTATCGCCCTTGGTTTCGACCGCTTGTGTGCCATGTTTGGTGGTTCTGAATCTATCCGTGACTATATCGCCTTCCCGAAAAACAACTCAGGACGTGATGTGATGATTGATTCTCCTGCATTGGTAGACAACGCACAGCTTAATGAGCTACAAATCGCTTTGAACTTGAAAAAAGAGGATTAA
- a CDS encoding AIR synthase related protein, with the protein MNERYMQRGVSASKEDVHNAIKNVDKGLYPQAFCKIVEDYLGGDSAYCNIMHADGAGTKSSLAYMYWKETGDLSVWKGIAQDAVIMNIDDLICVGATDNILLSSTIGRNKNLIPGEVIGALINGTEEVLQMLRDNGINILSTGGETADVGDLVRTVIVDSTVTARMKRSDVISNHNIKPGNVIVGLESYGQATYEDKYNGGMGSNGLTSARHDVFNKIYMEKYPEAFDGAVPSDLVFSGSCKLTDAVEGSPLDAGQLVLSATRTYAPIAQAIFKNHRAHIDGMVHCSGGAQTKVGHFIGDNIHVIKDNLFEIPPLFKLIHQESGTDWKEMYKVFNMGHRLEIYLDEQYAQEIIDISKSFGVDAKIIGRVEEAPAKKVTLKTENGTFEY; encoded by the coding sequence ATGAACGAAAGATACATGCAAAGAGGTGTGTCCGCTTCTAAAGAAGACGTGCACAACGCAATCAAAAATGTAGACAAAGGGCTTTACCCTCAGGCATTTTGTAAAATTGTAGAAGATTACCTTGGCGGTGACTCCGCATACTGTAACATCATGCACGCTGACGGAGCGGGAACAAAATCCTCCCTGGCTTACATGTACTGGAAAGAAACTGGTGACCTTTCGGTATGGAAGGGCATTGCTCAGGATGCGGTGATCATGAACATTGACGACTTGATTTGTGTCGGTGCAACAGACAATATCCTGCTTTCATCCACTATCGGCCGTAATAAAAACCTGATTCCAGGAGAGGTTATCGGTGCCCTGATTAACGGAACAGAAGAGGTGCTTCAGATGCTTCGCGACAACGGCATTAATATTCTTTCGACAGGTGGCGAGACGGCTGATGTAGGAGATTTGGTACGCACGGTGATCGTCGATTCTACCGTTACTGCCCGCATGAAACGTTCGGATGTGATCTCGAACCACAACATCAAGCCTGGGAATGTAATCGTAGGTTTGGAATCTTACGGACAAGCCACTTATGAAGACAAATATAACGGAGGAATGGGCTCTAATGGCTTAACTTCCGCACGCCACGATGTTTTCAATAAGATTTATATGGAAAAGTACCCTGAGGCTTTCGATGGTGCTGTTCCTTCTGATCTTGTTTTCTCTGGTTCATGCAAACTAACCGATGCTGTTGAAGGCAGTCCTCTCGATGCTGGACAATTGGTGCTTTCAGCGACCCGTACTTACGCCCCGATCGCTCAGGCGATTTTCAAAAATCACCGTGCACACATCGATGGTATGGTTCACTGTTCAGGTGGCGCACAAACCAAAGTTGGCCATTTCATTGGTGACAATATCCATGTGATCAAAGATAACCTTTTTGAGATCCCACCATTATTCAAGCTGATCCATCAGGAATCAGGTACTGACTGGAAAGAAATGTACAAGGTTTTCAATATGGGACACCGATTGGAAATCTACCTTGACGAACAATATGCACAGGAAATTATCGACATCTCCAAATCTTTCGGTGTAGATGCAAAAATCATCGGTAGGGTAGAGGAAGCTCCTGCCAAAAAAGTAACGCTAAAAACTGAGAACGGTACTTTCGAATATTAG
- a CDS encoding (Fe-S)-binding protein produces the protein MSDFNIQIPTVAELTAKGEKPDVLFWVGCAGSFDDRYKKVTKAFVKILDKVGVKFAVLGEEETCTGDPARRAGNEFLFQMQAMANIQVLNGYEITKIVTACPHCFNTLKNEYPALGGDYEVVHHSTYLQELIDQGKVTAKEGDFKGKKITFHDSCYLGRANNIYEAPRKVLEILDAELVEMKRCKTNGLCCGAGGAQMFKEPENGKKDINIERTEEALDTGAEIIASGCPFCMTMMSDGVKNKEKEGQVVVKDLAELIAEAEDLI, from the coding sequence ATGTCAGATTTTAATATTCAAATACCCACTGTTGCTGAACTGACCGCCAAAGGCGAAAAACCAGACGTTTTATTTTGGGTGGGCTGTGCAGGCTCCTTCGATGACCGATATAAAAAAGTAACCAAAGCATTTGTCAAAATTCTTGATAAGGTGGGGGTGAAGTTCGCCGTTTTGGGAGAAGAAGAAACCTGTACGGGTGATCCTGCACGCCGTGCGGGTAATGAGTTTTTGTTCCAGATGCAGGCGATGGCCAATATCCAAGTCCTCAATGGCTATGAAATCACTAAAATCGTTACCGCCTGTCCACATTGTTTCAATACCCTCAAAAATGAATACCCTGCCCTCGGCGGAGATTATGAGGTGGTGCATCACTCCACCTACTTGCAGGAACTGATCGATCAAGGGAAAGTCACTGCGAAAGAAGGAGATTTTAAAGGTAAAAAAATCACTTTTCACGACTCCTGCTACCTCGGGCGTGCCAACAATATTTACGAAGCACCAAGAAAAGTCCTTGAAATTCTCGATGCCGAACTCGTTGAAATGAAACGCTGTAAAACCAACGGACTGTGCTGTGGTGCCGGAGGTGCGCAAATGTTTAAAGAACCCGAAAATGGCAAAAAAGATATTAACATTGAAAGAACGGAAGAAGCCCTCGACACGGGCGCTGAAATTATCGCCTCGGGTTGCCCTTTTTGCATGACAATGATGAGCGACGGCGTGAAAAACAAAGAAAAGGAAGGCCAAGTGGTTGTAAAAGACCTTGCCGAACTGATCGCCGAAGCGGAAGATTTAATTTAA